Proteins encoded together in one Mycobacterium simiae window:
- a CDS encoding SDR family NAD(P)-dependent oxidoreductase, producing MKRLEGQRILITGAGSGIGQATALRLLDEGARVAAADVSTDGLSRTRVSAERAGTGERLTTMPIDVSNEDSVTEGVATAVDQLAGLDSLVNAAGVLRAWHTHQTSLDQWNQIIAVNLTGTFLVVREALPALLANPRSAIVNFSSTSAAFAHPYMAAYAASKGGIQAFTHSLALEYAKGGLRATCVAPGSIKSGITDATGGYLPTDADWSLFPRLMPILPTTAQSSGAGMAEPAAVAGVIAMLVSDDGAWITGTEIRMDGGTHA from the coding sequence ATGAAAAGACTTGAGGGACAACGGATTCTGATTACCGGCGCCGGGTCGGGCATCGGGCAGGCCACCGCGTTGCGGTTGCTGGACGAAGGAGCCCGTGTCGCGGCCGCCGATGTTTCGACCGACGGGCTCAGCCGCACCCGGGTGAGCGCCGAGCGGGCCGGCACCGGCGAGCGCCTCACCACGATGCCGATCGATGTGAGCAACGAGGACTCGGTCACCGAGGGGGTGGCCACGGCGGTCGACCAGCTCGCAGGGCTGGATTCGCTGGTCAATGCGGCTGGGGTGCTGCGCGCGTGGCATACCCACCAGACCTCGCTCGACCAGTGGAACCAGATCATCGCGGTAAACCTGACCGGCACCTTTCTGGTGGTGCGGGAGGCCCTGCCGGCGCTGCTGGCAAATCCGCGCAGCGCGATCGTGAACTTCAGTTCGACGTCGGCGGCCTTCGCCCACCCGTACATGGCGGCCTACGCCGCGAGCAAGGGCGGCATCCAGGCCTTCACTCATTCCCTGGCGCTGGAGTACGCGAAGGGCGGCCTGCGCGCCACCTGCGTTGCGCCCGGCAGCATCAAGTCCGGGATCACCGATGCCACCGGCGGCTACCTGCCCACCGACGCGGACTGGTCGCTGTTTCCCCGGTTGATGCCGATCCTTCCGACGACAGCGCAATCCAGCGGGGCGGGGATGGCCGAACCCGCCGCCGTCGCTGGCGTGATCGCCATGCTGGTGTCCGACGACGGGGCCTGGATCACGGGCACCGAAATCCGGATGGACGGCGGCACACACGCTTGA
- a CDS encoding LCP family protein has product MGRSGGAHRRHRAVRRPSPLRRGVSRAFMALVSTAAVLMTGAGYYVAHGALGGITVSDALTPDDPRSTGDNMNILLIGLDSRKDQNGNDLPNSILKQLHAGDSDDGGYNTNTLILVHVGADNKVVAFSIPRDDWVPFNGVPGYNHIKIKEAYGLTKQYVAQKLINQGISSQKELETKGREAARAATLRAVRSLTGVPIDYFAEVNLAGFYDLAQSLGGVNVCLNHAVYDSYSGADFPAGPQRLDASEALAFVRQRHGLDNGDLDRTHRQQAFISSVMRELEDSGTFTNLDKMKSLMAVARKDVVLSAGWDEDMFRRLGEIAGSAAANQVEFRTLPVVRYDTINGQDVNIIDPVAIRAEIASAIGANTSTSSSPTTVAKPNPSTVVDVVNAGSMSGLASQVSRSLKKYGYTPGQVRDRTWFDPTASTVQYGAGAETDAQNLANLLGLDAPKQPDPNLQPGHVRVTVDSSFSIPTPDESMDDSYSSTSSTTTTTSKSSSGYGYGTSTYPTPDQGKPIDGGGVPCVN; this is encoded by the coding sequence ATGGGACGTTCCGGCGGCGCGCATCGCCGCCATCGGGCGGTTCGCCGACCCTCGCCGCTACGCCGGGGCGTATCGCGGGCCTTCATGGCATTGGTGTCCACGGCCGCGGTGCTGATGACCGGAGCGGGCTATTACGTGGCGCATGGGGCGTTGGGCGGCATTACCGTCTCCGACGCGTTGACCCCCGACGATCCGCGGTCCACCGGCGACAACATGAATATCCTGCTGATCGGCCTGGACTCCCGCAAAGACCAGAACGGCAACGATCTTCCCAATTCGATTCTCAAGCAGCTGCACGCGGGGGATTCCGACGACGGTGGCTACAACACCAACACACTGATACTCGTGCACGTCGGCGCCGACAACAAAGTGGTGGCCTTTTCGATTCCCCGCGACGATTGGGTCCCGTTCAACGGCGTCCCGGGGTACAACCACATCAAGATCAAAGAAGCCTATGGGCTGACCAAGCAGTACGTCGCGCAGAAGCTCATCAACCAGGGCATCAGCAGCCAAAAGGAATTGGAGACCAAAGGCCGCGAAGCCGCCCGGGCGGCGACATTGCGCGCGGTGCGCAGCCTGACCGGGGTGCCGATCGACTACTTCGCCGAGGTGAACCTGGCGGGCTTCTACGATCTGGCACAAAGTCTGGGCGGGGTGAATGTGTGCCTCAACCATGCGGTGTACGACTCGTACTCGGGGGCCGACTTCCCCGCCGGACCGCAGCGCTTGGACGCTTCGGAAGCGCTGGCCTTCGTCCGGCAGCGGCATGGCCTGGACAACGGCGACCTGGACCGGACCCATCGCCAGCAGGCCTTCATCTCTTCGGTGATGCGGGAGCTGGAGGATTCCGGCACCTTCACCAACCTCGACAAAATGAAGAGCCTGATGGCGGTGGCCCGCAAGGACGTCGTGCTGTCCGCCGGGTGGGACGAGGACATGTTCCGGCGGTTGGGCGAGATCGCCGGCAGTGCCGCGGCGAACCAGGTGGAATTTCGGACGTTGCCGGTGGTCCGCTACGACACCATCAACGGCCAGGACGTCAACATCATCGATCCCGTCGCGATCAGGGCGGAAATCGCGTCGGCCATCGGCGCCAACACTTCGACGAGTTCGTCGCCGACGACGGTCGCCAAGCCCAATCCGTCCACCGTGGTTGACGTCGTCAATGCGGGCAGCATGAGCGGTCTTGCCAGCCAGGTATCCCGCTCGCTGAAGAAGTACGGCTACACGCCGGGACAGGTCCGTGACCGCACCTGGTTCGATCCGACCGCCAGCACCGTCCAATACGGCGCAGGCGCCGAAACCGATGCCCAGAACCTGGCGAATCTGCTCGGTCTGGACGCGCCCAAACAACCCGATCCCAACCTCCAGCCCGGACACGTCCGGGTGACCGTCGACAGCAGCTTCTCCATACCGACACCCGACGAATCCATGGACGATTCGTACTCTTCCACGTCATCAACCACCACGACGACGAGCAAAAGCAGCAGCGGGTACGGCTACGGCACCAGCACCTACCCCACCCCCGATCAGGGCAAACCGATCGACGGCGGCGGCGTGCCCTGCGTCAACTAG
- a CDS encoding SDR family oxidoreductase gives MQLTFEDRTYLITGGGSGIGKGVAAGLVSAGASVMIVGRNPDRLASAVEELEPLAAKGGAIRYEPTDVTKEDEVSRAVDAATAWHGRLNGAVHCAGGSLTVGPITHTDSQAWRNTVDLNVNGTMYVLKHVCRELVRAGGGSFVGISSIAASNTHRWFGPYGVTKSAIDHMMMLAADELGPSWVRVNSIRPGLIRTDLVDASVIGSPEISGDYALCTPLPRVGEVEDVANLAAFLLSDAAGWITGQCINVDGGHILRRGPDYSSMMVQMFGQDALRGVV, from the coding sequence GTGCAGCTTACTTTCGAAGACCGGACGTACCTGATCACCGGCGGCGGCAGTGGGATCGGTAAGGGCGTCGCCGCTGGGCTCGTCTCGGCGGGGGCTTCGGTGATGATCGTCGGCCGCAACCCGGATCGGCTGGCCAGTGCCGTTGAAGAGCTGGAGCCGTTGGCCGCCAAGGGCGGCGCGATCCGCTACGAGCCCACCGACGTCACCAAGGAGGACGAGGTGTCCCGCGCCGTCGATGCCGCAACCGCGTGGCACGGCCGGCTCAACGGCGCGGTGCACTGCGCGGGTGGCTCGTTGACGGTCGGTCCGATCACCCACACCGACTCGCAGGCTTGGCGAAACACCGTCGACCTCAACGTCAATGGCACCATGTACGTGCTCAAGCACGTCTGCCGCGAATTGGTCCGCGCCGGCGGTGGGTCGTTCGTCGGGATTTCGTCGATCGCGGCCAGCAACACGCACCGGTGGTTCGGGCCGTACGGTGTCACCAAGTCGGCCATCGATCACATGATGATGTTGGCCGCCGACGAATTGGGGCCGTCGTGGGTGCGGGTCAATAGCATTCGGCCGGGTCTGATTCGCACCGATCTCGTTGACGCGAGCGTCATTGGATCACCGGAGATCAGCGGTGACTATGCGCTGTGCACGCCGCTGCCCCGGGTGGGAGAGGTTGAGGACGTCGCGAACCTGGCCGCGTTCTTGCTCAGCGATGCGGCCGGCTGGATCACCGGACAATGCATCAACGTCGACGGCGGTCACATCTTGCGCCGCGGCCCGGACTACTCCTCGATGATGGTGCAGATGTTCGGTCAGGACGCGTTGCGCGGAGTGGTCTGA
- a CDS encoding alpha,alpha-trehalose-phosphate synthase (UDP-forming), producing MASGADPSSKKAAGAESFGDSDFVVVANRLPVDLERLPDGTTTWKRSPGGLVTALEPLLRRRSGAWVGWPGITDDEIDVGDEPIEQDDLQLHPVGLSADDVAEYYEGFSNATLWPLYHDVIVKPIYHREWWERYVDVNRRFAEAASRAAARGATVWVQDYQLQLVPKMLRELRPDLTIGFFLHIPFPPVELFMQMPWRTEIIEGLLGADLVGFHLVGGAQNFLILSRRLVGANTSRGAVGVRSRFGEVEVGHRRVRVGAFPISIDSGSLDQAARDRNVRRRAREIRAELGNPRKIMLGVDRLDYTKGIDVRLKAFSELLAEGRAKRDDTVLIQLATPSRERVDSYRLLRNDIERQVGHINGEYAEVGHAVVHYIHRPVPRDELIAFFVAADVMLVTPLRDGMNLVAKEYVACRNDLGGALVLSEFTGAAAELRQAYLVNPHDLEGVKDVIEAALNQTAEEGRRRMRSLRRQVLAHDVDRWARSFLDALAEANPPETG from the coding sequence ATGGCTTCCGGCGCAGACCCATCCTCGAAGAAAGCGGCGGGCGCCGAGAGCTTCGGGGACTCCGACTTCGTGGTGGTCGCCAACCGGCTGCCGGTCGATCTGGAGCGGTTACCGGACGGCACCACCACCTGGAAGCGCAGCCCCGGTGGCCTGGTCACAGCGCTGGAGCCGTTGCTGCGCCGCCGCAGCGGGGCCTGGGTCGGTTGGCCGGGCATCACCGATGACGAGATAGATGTCGGCGACGAGCCCATCGAGCAAGACGACCTTCAGCTGCACCCGGTGGGGCTGTCCGCCGACGACGTCGCGGAATACTACGAAGGTTTTTCCAACGCCACCCTGTGGCCGCTGTACCACGACGTCATCGTCAAACCGATCTACCACCGTGAATGGTGGGAGCGGTACGTCGATGTCAACCGTCGCTTCGCCGAAGCCGCGTCCCGAGCGGCCGCCCGGGGTGCCACCGTGTGGGTGCAGGACTACCAGCTGCAACTCGTCCCGAAGATGCTGCGCGAGCTGCGCCCCGATCTGACTATCGGCTTCTTCCTGCACATCCCGTTCCCGCCGGTGGAGCTGTTCATGCAGATGCCCTGGCGCACGGAGATCATCGAGGGCCTGCTCGGGGCCGACTTAGTGGGTTTTCATCTGGTTGGCGGCGCCCAGAATTTCCTGATTTTGTCCCGGCGGCTGGTTGGCGCCAACACATCGCGGGGCGCGGTCGGGGTGCGCTCGCGGTTCGGCGAGGTCGAGGTGGGTCACCGCAGGGTCCGGGTGGGCGCGTTTCCCATCTCGATCGACTCCGGCTCGCTCGATCAGGCCGCCCGCGACCGCAACGTCCGGCGCCGCGCCCGCGAGATCCGGGCCGAGTTGGGCAATCCCCGCAAGATCATGCTCGGTGTCGACCGGCTGGACTACACCAAGGGCATCGATGTTCGGCTGAAGGCTTTTTCGGAGTTGCTCGCCGAGGGCCGCGCGAAACGCGACGACACCGTGCTGATCCAGCTGGCGACCCCGAGCCGTGAACGGGTGGACAGTTATCGCCTGCTGCGTAACGACATCGAGCGCCAAGTCGGCCATATCAACGGCGAATACGCCGAGGTTGGTCATGCGGTGGTGCACTACATTCATCGCCCCGTCCCCCGCGACGAACTCATCGCGTTTTTCGTGGCGGCCGACGTCATGTTGGTCACCCCGCTGCGCGACGGCATGAACTTGGTGGCCAAGGAGTACGTCGCCTGTCGCAACGACCTCGGCGGTGCTCTCGTGTTATCTGAATTCACCGGCGCCGCAGCCGAATTGCGGCAGGCCTATCTGGTCAACCCGCACGATCTCGAAGGGGTCAAGGACGTGATCGAGGCGGCCCTGAATCAGACGGCCGAAGAGGGGCGGCGACGGATGCGCTCGTTGCGGCGCCAGGTGCTGGCCCACGACGTGGATCGTTGGGCTCGGTCATTTCTCGATGCGCTTGCCGAAGCGAATCCACCGGAAACCGGGTAG
- a CDS encoding MAP_0585 family protein, with protein MSRKRVSAVAVAAGLSISALTLSQALASAAPLDPPPCPGGDCHSGPGGPGGGPQHPVAPATTAGPQTTAAPQTTAGPQTTVSAPSTTVPQTTPPQTSASAPTTTAPASQTTTSPAGQTTTPAAPSTTPPSGSATTPAEQTTTSPSAQTTTPAGSQATSPSAQRPTRALVAPSTQPPHQPYAPRGAFLTATADVGGPTNADVGFSIVGRGAPPPPPPRGWGWNDGPAPGHPPPHWQGPPPPGGWNGPPPPGGWNRPWSGPPRDVAVARADFGPFAYNTFTVVPVFNWQFGGWGYWFFGVWVPLY; from the coding sequence ATGTCTAGAAAGCGTGTCAGTGCGGTGGCCGTCGCCGCGGGGCTCAGCATCTCCGCACTGACGTTGAGCCAGGCGCTGGCCAGCGCCGCTCCACTCGATCCGCCGCCATGCCCTGGGGGTGACTGCCACAGCGGTCCCGGCGGCCCCGGTGGGGGACCGCAGCACCCGGTCGCGCCGGCGACCACGGCGGGTCCGCAGACCACGGCGGCTCCGCAGACCACCGCGGGTCCACAGACCACCGTCAGCGCGCCCAGCACGACCGTGCCGCAGACCACGCCACCGCAAACCAGCGCCAGCGCGCCCACCACAACCGCGCCGGCGAGCCAGACCACCACCTCGCCGGCCGGCCAGACGACCACTCCGGCAGCACCATCCACGACGCCGCCGAGCGGGTCCGCGACAACGCCGGCCGAACAAACGACCACCTCACCCAGCGCGCAAACCACCACCCCGGCGGGTAGCCAGGCCACGTCGCCGTCGGCGCAGCGGCCCACCCGGGCCCTGGTGGCGCCGAGTACCCAACCGCCGCACCAGCCCTACGCTCCGCGCGGCGCGTTCCTGACGGCCACCGCCGACGTCGGTGGTCCGACGAACGCTGACGTCGGCTTCAGCATTGTGGGCCGCGGTGCGCCGCCGCCCCCGCCGCCGCGAGGCTGGGGCTGGAACGACGGCCCCGCCCCCGGACACCCCCCGCCACATTGGCAGGGTCCGCCCCCTCCCGGTGGCTGGAACGGCCCGCCGCCTCCGGGCGGCTGGAACCGCCCGTGGTCCGGGCCGCCGCGTGACGTGGCCGTCGCCCGCGCCGACTTCGGCCCGTTCGCCTACAACACCTTCACCGTCGTTCCCGTATTCAACTGGCAGTTCGGTGGTTGGGGCTACTGGTTCTTTGGTGTGTGGGTTCCGCTGTACTGA
- a CDS encoding enoyl-CoA hydratase translates to MASQFVRVSRDGGLAVVELINSKRLNVVGSAAIDELTHAFRTIGDDNDVRVVVLRGAGDTAFIGGADINEMVTLQPSTAEVFIRRLAGLCEAIRACPVPVIARLAGWCLGGGLEVAISCDLRIAEVGAKFGMPEVAVGIPSVIHSAMLPALIGASHSAWLLLTGETIDARTAASWGLVHEVLAAEDLDHRIAQLVTKLSGFGTAAVRQQKRLLNKWFDMPVHAAIEDSVEQFGLSFLTGEPQQHMRAFLSRKRHMS, encoded by the coding sequence TTGGCAAGCCAATTCGTCAGGGTCTCTCGCGACGGCGGACTGGCCGTCGTCGAGCTGATCAACTCCAAGCGGCTCAACGTCGTGGGCAGCGCCGCTATTGACGAACTGACCCACGCGTTTCGCACGATCGGTGACGACAACGACGTTCGCGTGGTGGTACTGCGGGGCGCGGGCGACACGGCGTTCATCGGCGGCGCCGACATCAACGAGATGGTCACCCTTCAGCCGTCCACCGCTGAGGTGTTCATTCGTCGGCTCGCCGGCCTGTGCGAGGCGATCCGGGCATGCCCCGTGCCAGTGATTGCCCGGCTTGCGGGGTGGTGCCTGGGCGGCGGTCTGGAGGTGGCAATATCCTGCGATCTGCGAATTGCGGAGGTGGGGGCCAAGTTTGGGATGCCGGAAGTGGCCGTCGGAATTCCGTCGGTGATCCATTCGGCCATGTTGCCCGCCCTGATCGGGGCCTCGCATTCGGCTTGGCTGTTGTTGACCGGCGAAACGATCGACGCACGCACGGCCGCAAGCTGGGGGCTGGTGCACGAGGTCCTGGCCGCCGAGGATCTTGACCACCGCATCGCCCAATTGGTGACGAAGCTCAGCGGATTCGGCACGGCCGCGGTCCGCCAGCAGAAGCGCCTACTCAACAAATGGTTCGACATGCCCGTGCACGCGGCGATTGAAGACAGCGTGGAACAGTTCGGTCTGTCCTTTCTGACCGGAGAGCCGCAGCAGCACATGCGCGCATTCCTGTCGCGCAAACGCCATATGAGTTAG
- a CDS encoding S1 family peptidase, translating to MVMAATLFANTAAAEAPPKAGVQLDDKSGRCTAGFATLGTDGSYYLLTSGHCDPHDGSVWTYGAHIPLGTITASEKEGDGRDAAIIRLNTDVGPPSGGVGGFPIRDVLSSNQINVGAPFCKLGAITGETCGKVMGIDGDVVEASVFSLDGDSGSPGYVKNDDGTVSAVGLLMSSPDGDDNTTYFALVQPVLDEWGLHILP from the coding sequence ATGGTAATGGCCGCGACGCTGTTCGCGAATACGGCCGCAGCAGAGGCGCCGCCGAAAGCGGGGGTGCAGCTCGATGATAAAAGCGGCAGGTGCACAGCGGGTTTCGCGACTCTGGGCACCGACGGTAGCTACTACCTGTTGACCAGCGGGCACTGCGACCCGCACGACGGTTCGGTATGGACCTATGGTGCGCACATCCCGCTCGGAACCATCACGGCGAGTGAGAAAGAAGGCGATGGGCGAGATGCGGCCATCATCCGGCTCAACACCGATGTCGGCCCGCCATCCGGTGGAGTAGGCGGCTTCCCAATCCGAGACGTGTTGAGTAGCAACCAAATCAATGTCGGTGCACCGTTTTGCAAGCTGGGTGCAATCACCGGGGAAACCTGCGGCAAGGTGATGGGAATCGACGGCGACGTCGTTGAAGCAAGTGTGTTCAGCCTGGACGGCGACAGTGGGAGTCCGGGTTACGTCAAGAACGACGACGGAACGGTCAGTGCCGTCGGCCTGTTGATGTCCTCCCCTGACGGCGACGACAACACCACCTATTTCGCGCTGGTGCAGCCGGTGCTGGACGAGTGGGGACTTCACATCCTGCCCTGA
- a CDS encoding lipoprotein LpqH — MKRQIVIGAAGVAMVVAGCAGCSSNKSTTGASSTAAAPSGPRVILDGQQQNVTGQVSCTPSGDNINIGIGDPTAGIGAVISNGNPPIVHSVGLGNVNGIAFGFSDAAPNQATNAGAAVDGKNYAIKGTATGTDMTNPQQPQTVTKTFEMDVTCP; from the coding sequence GTGAAACGTCAAATCGTCATCGGCGCGGCCGGCGTGGCCATGGTGGTCGCCGGCTGTGCCGGGTGTTCGAGCAACAAGTCCACCACCGGCGCGTCGAGTACGGCGGCGGCGCCGTCGGGCCCGCGGGTGATCTTGGACGGGCAGCAGCAGAATGTCACCGGTCAGGTCTCGTGCACGCCGTCCGGCGACAACATCAACATCGGCATTGGTGATCCGACTGCCGGCATCGGCGCGGTGATCAGCAACGGCAACCCGCCGATCGTTCACTCGGTGGGGCTGGGCAACGTCAATGGCATCGCGTTCGGTTTTTCCGACGCCGCGCCCAACCAGGCCACTAACGCCGGAGCCGCGGTGGACGGCAAAAACTATGCGATCAAGGGCACGGCAACCGGGACCGACATGACAAATCCGCAGCAGCCGCAAACCGTCACCAAGACATTCGAAATGGACGTGACTTGCCCGTAG
- a CDS encoding alpha/beta fold hydrolase → MTTAPEQFSTTGLGGVRIVADRQGDPRARAVVFLHGGGQTRRSWGRAAAAVARRGWQAVTIDLRGHGESDWSSEGDYRVVSFAKDVEEVLRGLPPQPVLVGASLGGFTSMLLAGELSPGIAGAVVLVDIVPDMEQSGATRIHNFMSDRVESGFASLEEVADAIAEYNPHRARPTDLEGLTTNLRRRGDRWYWHWDPQFISGTAAFPPFEVTDADRMHTAVEAILRDGVPMLLIRGQMSDLVSQERADEFLARFPQVEFTDVRGAGHMVAGDRNDIFADAVLDFLSRHVGAA, encoded by the coding sequence ATGACGACCGCTCCTGAACAGTTCTCCACCACCGGGCTGGGCGGTGTGCGCATCGTCGCCGACCGGCAAGGCGATCCGCGGGCACGGGCAGTGGTGTTCCTGCACGGCGGGGGCCAGACCAGGCGTTCTTGGGGCCGGGCGGCCGCCGCCGTGGCCAGGCGTGGCTGGCAGGCGGTCACCATCGATTTACGCGGTCACGGGGAATCGGACTGGTCCAGCGAAGGCGATTACCGCGTGGTCAGCTTCGCCAAAGACGTCGAAGAGGTGTTGCGTGGCCTGCCCCCGCAGCCCGTGTTGGTGGGTGCATCCCTGGGCGGGTTCACTTCGATGCTGCTGGCCGGGGAACTCTCGCCGGGCATCGCCGGCGCCGTCGTTCTGGTTGACATCGTGCCGGACATGGAGCAATCCGGGGCGACCCGTATTCACAACTTCATGTCCGATCGGGTGGAGTCCGGCTTCGCCTCGCTGGAGGAAGTTGCCGACGCGATCGCCGAGTACAACCCGCACCGCGCGCGGCCGACCGACCTCGAGGGGCTGACCACCAACCTGCGTCGCCGCGGCGATCGGTGGTATTGGCATTGGGATCCTCAATTCATTAGTGGCACTGCGGCTTTCCCGCCGTTCGAGGTCACCGATGCAGACCGTATGCATACCGCCGTCGAGGCGATTCTGCGGGATGGGGTTCCCATGCTGCTGATTCGGGGACAGATGAGCGATCTGGTCAGCCAGGAGCGGGCGGACGAGTTCCTCGCTCGTTTCCCGCAGGTCGAGTTCACCGACGTCCGCGGGGCCGGACACATGGTCGCCGGCGATCGCAACGATATCTTCGCCGACGCCGTCCTGGATTTTCTGTCCCGCCACGTCGGTGCGGCATAA
- a CDS encoding enoyl-CoA hydratase gives MTVSEQADAGAANAEVPELVAYETLDEGRIARIWLNRPDAHNAQSRGLLVQLDEAFGRAEADDTVRVVILAARGRNFSAGHDLGSEQALAERTPGPGQHPTFRSHGATYEPIMEKLYHQEWHFFFENTCRWRDLRKITIAQVQGNAISAGLMLIWACDLIVAADNAKFSDVVAVRLGMPGVEYYAHPWEFGPRKAKELLLTGDSLDADEAYRLGMVSKVFPVDELEEKTLEFARRIAERPTMASLLIKDSVNAASDAMGYTEALRHAFHVHLLGHAHWAAFNENRWPVGQPPHVEDWRNAKPTKVARRDTP, from the coding sequence ATGACGGTCTCCGAGCAAGCCGACGCCGGGGCGGCCAACGCCGAGGTCCCGGAATTGGTGGCCTACGAAACCCTTGACGAGGGTCGCATCGCCCGGATCTGGTTGAACCGGCCAGACGCGCACAACGCGCAGAGCCGCGGCCTGCTGGTTCAGCTCGACGAGGCATTCGGGCGGGCCGAGGCCGACGACACCGTCCGCGTGGTGATCCTGGCGGCCCGCGGCAGGAACTTCTCCGCCGGCCACGACCTGGGTTCCGAGCAGGCCTTGGCTGAGCGTACGCCCGGTCCGGGCCAGCACCCGACCTTCCGCTCGCACGGCGCGACCTATGAACCGATCATGGAGAAGCTGTACCACCAGGAGTGGCACTTTTTCTTCGAGAACACTTGCCGCTGGCGAGATCTGCGTAAGATCACGATCGCTCAGGTCCAGGGCAACGCCATTTCAGCCGGCCTGATGCTGATTTGGGCCTGCGATTTGATAGTCGCCGCCGACAACGCGAAGTTCAGCGACGTGGTCGCGGTTCGGCTAGGCATGCCTGGTGTCGAATACTATGCCCACCCTTGGGAATTCGGTCCACGTAAGGCCAAAGAACTACTGTTGACTGGTGATTCGCTGGACGCCGACGAAGCATATCGGCTGGGGATGGTGTCCAAGGTGTTCCCGGTCGACGAATTAGAGGAAAAGACACTGGAATTCGCCCGTCGTATTGCGGAGCGTCCCACGATGGCGTCGCTGCTCATCAAGGATTCGGTGAATGCCGCTTCCGACGCGATGGGATATACGGAAGCATTGCGGCACGCGTTCCACGTCCACCTGCTCGGACACGCCCATTGGGCCGCGTTCAACGAGAACCGGTGGCCGGTCGGCCAGCCTCCACACGTCGAGGATTGGCGCAATGCCAAGCCGACGAAGGTCGCTCGCCGCGACACACCGTAA